The genomic window GGATAACTTCTGCGGCAGACAGCACAAAAAGAATCGGGAAAGCAACCGCTGTTTGTTTGAAATAGAATTTTTATTATGACAGATATCTCTATAAATACAGTAGCCGATTATTACAACAAAAACCAAATTCTATATAATCTTCTTTGGTCAAGTGATGTATTGCATTATGGATTTTGGGAGACAGGAATAAAAAATCATAAAGAAGCCCTTCAGAACACAAATTCATTTGTGGCATCTTGCCTTGATTTGAAACAGGGGGAAATAGTACTGGATGCCGGTTGTGGTGTAGGAGGAGCAGCGATTTATATGGCAAAACAATTCGGAGTAAAAGTGAACGGAATAACCATATCACATGTTCAGGTAAAACAGGCATTGAAGTCGTTAGAAAAAAATAATGCTATCAAACATCTGCTTAACTTTGAAAAGAGAAACTATACGGATACGGGGTATGGCAGCGAATCGTTTGAAAAAATTTATGCCATAGAGAGCAGTTGCCAGGCAAGCAGCAAAAAAAAATTCGCTGAAGAGATGTATCGTTTGATGAAGCCGGATGGAAAACTTGTCGTGAATGATTTTTTTCTATCGGAAATAAAAAATGAGTATGATAAAAAAAATTTAAACAGTTTTCTTCAAGGGTGGGCAATACCTCACCTTTCGCGAAGGGAGGATTTTTATGAGATTTTATCAAAGACTGGATTCCGAAACATTCAAGTTTATGACAAAACAAACGACATAAAAAAATCAAGCCGCATTGCGTGGATGCTGGGTGTTGTGTTTTATCCTTTTTCATGGGTTGGGTCAGCGTTGAAAATTATTCCTGAGAATATGCATCCGCATTGTGTGGCGTGTATTAATCAAAAATATTTATTTCTTAACCGGGTGGCAAATTATCTGGTCTTTGTTGCTGAAAAATAAATTTTATTTACCATGACTTTAATTCGCTGTGTTATAGATTATTTTGAGAATAACAAGGCGCCACTTGGAAATTTTATTGCTTCATTCTTGTTTTTTGTCCTGCTGAGAAATTTCACCGAAGTGTATGCTACTCATCAGGATTTGTATTTGATGCAAACACTCACATACTCTCCGT from Bacteroidota bacterium includes these protein-coding regions:
- a CDS encoding class I SAM-dependent methyltransferase; this encodes MTDISINTVADYYNKNQILYNLLWSSDVLHYGFWETGIKNHKEALQNTNSFVASCLDLKQGEIVLDAGCGVGGAAIYMAKQFGVKVNGITISHVQVKQALKSLEKNNAIKHLLNFEKRNYTDTGYGSESFEKIYAIESSCQASSKKKFAEEMYRLMKPDGKLVVNDFFLSEIKNEYDKKNLNSFLQGWAIPHLSRREDFYEILSKTGFRNIQVYDKTNDIKKSSRIAWMLGVVFYPFSWVGSALKIIPENMHPHCVACINQKYLFLNRVANYLVFVAEK